The following are from one region of the Heliangelus exortis chromosome 2, bHelExo1.hap1, whole genome shotgun sequence genome:
- the VCPIP1 gene encoding deubiquitinating protein VCPIP1 yields the protein MSQPQQQQQPPPPPPPSPQQQPQPPPPAASKKRDRRIFSGTCPDPKCQARLFFPAHGPQSSGSIECTDCGQRHEQRQLLAVEEVTDPDLVLHNLLRNALLGVSGAGPPRRNTELVKVMGLSNYHCKLLAPILARYGMDKQTGKAKLLTEMNQGDIFDCSLLGDRAFLIEPEHVETIGYGKDRSGSLIYLHDTLEDIKKANNGQECLIPVHVDGDGHCLVHAVSRALVGRELFWHALRENLKKHFEENLSHYKALFHDFIDAAEWEDIINECDPLFVPPEGVPMGLRNIHIFGLANVLHRPIILLDSLSGMRSSGDYSATFLPGLVPLEKCMGKDGMLNKPICIAWSSSGRNHYIPLVGIKGAALPKLPRKLLPKAWGVPQELIIKYIKLEEDGGCVIGGDRSLQDKYLMRLVAAMEEVFMSKHGIHPSLVADVHQYFYRRTGVIGIQPEEVTAAAKKAVMDNRLHRCLICGALSEHHVPPEWLAPGGKLYNLAKSTHGQLRPDKNYSFPLNSLVCSYNPAKDVLVPDYGLSSLTACSWCHGNLVRRVREDGSVSYLDGDRTNTRSAGGKCGCGFKHYWEGKEYDNLPEAFPITLEWSGRVVRETVYWFQYESDTSLNSNVYDVAMKLVTKHFPGEFGSEILVQKVVNTILHQTAKKNPDDYTPVNIDGAHAQRADDVQQGQELESQLPTKIILTGQKTKTLHKEELNMSKAERTIQQNIADQASVMQKRKSEKLKQEHKGQPRTASPGAVREGPSSAPATPTKTPYSPTSTKEKKIRITTNDGRQSMLTLKCTTTFLELQESIAREFNIPPYLQCIRYGFPPKELLPPKEGMENEPVPLQHGDRIAIEILKGKEEGRQAASAHSSHAVKHEDVGVTSKISSKELQDQVDKEMYSLCLLATLMGEDVWSYAKGLPQLFQQGGVFYSIMKKTTGLADGKHCTFPHLPGKNFVYNAAEDRLELCVDAAGHFPIGPDVEELVKEALSQVRAEATSRSREASPSHGMLKLGSGGVVKKKSEQLHNITAFQGKGHSLGTASSSQPHDQRARETPLLRKHSTETDFSPSAKIEPSVFTAASGNSELIRIAPGVVTMRDSRQLDPALIEAQRKKLQEMVSSIQASMDRHLRDQNTEQSASVDPSQRKVEAVSSSTAKTGSFQAGSPEPFSAPGVPEHLNTESTDGNVVHPVGTAFPARSKAQKGNSVEELEEMDSQDAGITNATEPMDHS from the exons ATGTcccagcctcagcagcagcaacagccgccgccgccgccgccgccgtctcctcagcagcagccgCAGCCGCCGCCTCCGGCCGCCTCCAAGAAGCGGGACCGGCGCATCTTCTCCGGCACCTGCCCCGACCCCAAATGCCAGGCGCGGCTCTTCTTCCCGGCCCACGGGCCGCAGAGCAGCGGCAGCATCGAGTGCACGGACTGCGGGCAGCGCCACGAGCAGCGGCAGCTGCTGGCGGTGGAGGAGGTGACGGACCCCGACCTGGTGCTGCACAACCTGCTGCGGAACGCGCTGCTGGGCGTCAGCGGCGCCGGCCCGCCCCGCAGGAACACCGAGCTCGTCAAAGTCATGGGCCTCTCCAACTACCACTGCAAGCTCCTGGCCCCCATCCTGGCCCGCTACGGTATGGATAAGCAAACTGGCAAGGCTAAGCTCCTCACGGAGATGAACCAGGGAGACATCTTTGACTGCTCCCTCTTGGGCGACCGCGCCTTCCTCATCGAGCCAGAACATGTCGAAACCATCGGTTACGGAAAGGACCGCTCCGGCAGCCTCATCTACCTGCATGACACCCTGGAAGACATCAAGAAGGCCAACAACGGCCAGGAGTGCCTCATTCCTGTCCACGTGGATGGAGACGGCCACTGCCTCGTCCACGCAGTCTCGCGGGCGCTCGTTGGCAGGGAGCTGTTCTGGCACGCTCTGCGAGAGAATCTAAAGAAGCATTTTGAGGAGAATCTGAGTCACTACAAGGCGCTTTTCCATGACTTTATCGATGCGGCAGAGTGGGAGGACATTATTAATGAGTGTGACCCTTTGTTTGTGCCTCCGGAAGGCGTGCCGATGGGCCTTAGGAATATTCACATCTTTGGTTTGGCCAACGTTCTTCACCGCCCTATCATCCTTTTAGACTCCTTGAGTGGAATGCGAAGCTCTGGGGATTATTCGGCAACATTCCTCCCTGGTCTGGTACCTCTAGAAAAATGCATGGGAAAAGATGGCATGTTGAACAAACCCATCTGCATTGCATGGAGTAGCTCAGGACGTAACCATTATATTCCTCTAGTTGGAATAAAAGGTGCTGCTTTACCTAAACTGCCTAGGAAGCTCCTTCCTAAAGCGTGGGGAGTCCCTCAAGAACTCATCATAAAGTACATCAAGTTAGAGGAGGACGGTGGTTGTGTTATTGGAGGAGACAGAAGTTTGCAAGATAAGTACTTGATGAGGCTTGTTGCTGCAATGGAGGAGGTTTTCATGAGTAAACATGGTATCCATCCCAGTCTGGTAGCTGATGTACATCAGTATTTCTACAGAAGGACTGGGGTAATAGGAATCCAGCCTGAAGAAGTCACTGCAGCTGCCAAAAAGGCAGTGATGGACAACCGCCTTCACAGGTGCCTCATCTGCGGAGCCCTTTCAGAGCATCACGTTCCTCCAGAGTGGTTGGCTCCCGGGGGGAAACTTTACAACCTGGCAAAAAGTACCCACGGGCAACTAAGGCCTGACAAGAATTACAGTTTCCCCCTCAACAGTTTGGTGTGTTCTTACAACCCTGCAAAGGATGTGCTGGTTCCAGACTACGGCCTGAGCAGTTTGACCGCTTGTAGCTGGTGTCATGGTAACTTGGTGCGTCGTGTCAGAGAAGATGGATCCGTTTCTTATTTGGATGGAGACAGAACTAATACTAGGTCTGCAGGTGGCAAATGTGGCTGTGGATTCAAGCACTACTGGGAAGGTAAAGAATACGATAATCTCCCTGAAGCTTTTCCTATTACTCTAGAATGGAGTGGAAGAGTGGTGAGAGAGACAGTCTACTGGTTTCAGTATGAAAGTGACACATCTCTGAACAGCAATGTGTATGATGTCGCCATGAAACTTGTTACCAAGCACTTCCCTGGTGAATTTGGTAGCGAGATTCTTGTTCAGAAAGTTGTCAACACAATATTGCATCAAACTGCCAAAAAGAACCCTGATGATTATACCCCTGTAAATATTGATGGTGCTCACGCCCAAAGAGCTGATGATGTACAGCAGGGACAAGAGTTAGAGTCGCAacttccaaccaaaattattttgactGGGCAGAAGACAAAAACTTTGCACAAGGAGGAGTTGAATATGAGCAAGGCTGAAAGAACTATTCAGCAGAACATTGCAGACCAGGCTTCTGTAATGCAAAAGCGGAAAagtgaaaaactgaaacaagagCATAAAGGGCAACCTCGGACTGCTTCTCCTGGGGCTGTTCGTGAGGGGCCATCATCTGCACCAGCTACACCAACAAAAACCCCCTATTCTCCAACAtctacaaaagaaaagaaaatccgGATAACCACAAACGATGGGAGGCAGTCAATGCTTACCCTAAAGTGCACTACCACCTTCTTGGAACTACAGGAAAGCATAGCAAGAGAATTCAATATTCCTCCATATTTGCAATGTATTCGCTATGGCTTTCCTCCTAAAGAACTTCTGCCTCCCAAAGAAGGCATGGAAAATGAGCCTGTTCCTTTGCAGCATGGTGACAGGATTGCCATAGAAATCCTGAAAGGTaaggaggaaggcaggcaggctgctTCAGCACACTCGTCCCATGCTGTGAAGCACGAAGATGTTGGCGTCACCAGTAAAATCTCATCGAAGGAACTGCAAGACCAAGTCGATAAGGAGATGTATTCTCTCTGCCTTCTAGCAACACTAATGG GTGAAGATGTTTGGTCTTATGCAAAGGGGCTTCCTCAATTGTTTCAGCAGGGTGGTGTGTTCTACAGCATAATGAAGAAAACCAcag GTTTGGCTGATGGCAAGCACTGTACGTTTCCACATCTGCCTGGTAAAAACTTCGTGTACAATGCAGCAGAAGACAGATTAGAGCTGTGTGTGGATGCTGCTGGGCACTTCCCTATCGGTCCCGATGTTGAGGAGCTGGTGAAAGAAGCCTTAAGTCAAGTGCGAGCAGAAGCTACTTCAAGAAGCAGGGAAGCGAGTCCTTCCCATGGAATGCTGAAGCTGGGTAGTGGTGGAGTAGTCAAAAAGAAATCCGAACAGCTGCATAACATAACTGCATTTCAAGGAAAGGGCCATTCCCTAGGAACTGCCTCTAGTAGCCAACCACATGATCAAAGAGCCAGGGAAACACCACTTTTAAGAAAGCATAGCACAGAAACGGACTTCAGTCCTTCTGCTAAAATTGAGCCTTCTGTATTCACAGCTGCTTCTGGTAACAGTGAGCTTATCCGAATCGCTCCTGGAGTTGTGACAATGAGAGACAGCAGGCAGCTTGACCCTGCTTTGATtgaggcacagagaaaaaagttGCAGGAAATGGTCTCTTCTATTCAGGCTTCAATGGACAGACATTTGCGGGATCAGAATACAGAGCAGTCAGCATCAGTTGATCCATCTCAAAGAAAAGTAGAGGCAGTGAGCAGTTCCACTGCTAAAACTGGGAGTTTTCAGGCTGGCTCACCCGAACCGTTTTCTGCTCCAGGTGTTCCTGAACACTTGAATACCGAGTCAACTGATGGTAACGTGGTGCATCCTGTGGGAACAGCATTCCCTGCAAGGTCTAAAGCACAAAAGGGAAATTCTGTTGAGGAGCTTGAGGAGATGGATAGTCAAGATGCAGGAATCACTAATGCAACTGAGCCAATGGATCACTCTTGA